The genomic stretch TGATTGGATTTTGATCAAATCATCATCAAATATTAGTGACCGAGTAGAGTATATCATGTTCTCTGTTCTAATTGGTGTGTCCTATTTACTTATTTATTTGAGAAAGATATGTTGTGCCCATCATATCTCTCTGATTAATTGGAGTGTCAtgtttctatatctatatctatagaaaagaaaagaatataAACACAACAGGTTGATCTAAAACCCATAGAACAGAGGTGATTCTCACTGCAAGCAATAGGAGTTAATTGTGTCAAAAATGTCATCTATCACATTTTGTCCCATCCCTCCTACCAAACAAAGACACTGCTACAGAAAGTCATCACCTTCGAGTCGGAACCCCTCATCACCACTAATTTTAGCCCTCGGTGGTGAAACGTCGAGAATGATGGCCATGGTCATTACAAGTCACAACTGTTTAAGAACTACGGTGTTGTTGTTAGATAGTACTATTAATTCTTATGTATACATTCTCTTAACGTACAGGTACCTAAACACATCTCTAAGGGCTTCGATTCTCTCGTCTTCATCGTCGGTTGGCATCTCTGGAAAGAGCGGAATTCAAGAACTTTCGATTTCAGGCTATCCAGTCCGCAGGAGGTTTTCCTCACCATCATGGAGGAGGCGCGGGTTTGGTTCCTCGCTGGCTACAAGCACCTGGGCCGCTTCGCTCCGTTCGCTTCTCCGTCGCACATTGCTCCCAATAATCAAATCATGTAATTTCTGGTTTTGTGCGCTGTGACTCGTGTCGGGGTTATGCCACCCTTTGGTAATTAGAGCTTTACTTCGGACTGTTGTAACTTTGACGCTCCCTTTCTACTTAATGAATCACGTGTCGTGTTGCCACGCTCGCGAAAAAAGGAATTCCATCTCTCTATCCACAATCGCAAGGCGTCCAACGACGTGAGGAGAGGCAAGACCTCTGTGCATGCCGCTCCGGCCAAGCGCGGGGCCACCTCCCCAGGGCTAGTTGGCACTAGCGCGACCACTCTGCCACCGACATGCAGGAGAAGGTGACGATGGCGTACCCTTATGTCGGAATCGACGCGACATTGAAGCAGAGATGTCAACGGTGAGCTGCGTCACGGGCAGAGCAAGAGATGTCCACCGCACAACCTCGATGACACCCCGACGGTTAATCACACGCTGGCACGCGGGTCCTATGTGGGCTTGCGACGGCCAACTTCATGACTGACACATGATGCTTTGGCTCTGCTTGCTCCTTAAACTAGGCCTTAGGCTTTAGTTCaccttagagcaagtattatagtgggctttaagctggctaaatgctaaGGTGAGGAGAGAAGAAAGTAGAGAGAAGAGAAACAGGCTGTAAGCTTAAAGCCAGCTTAGACACAAGAACCAAAGAAACTTTGTGTGAGAGAGAAGTGAACcatatattaatagtgaatagctaactattgtataaGTGGGCTGGGAGAAGGCCGTAAGAAATCATACAGCCAGCAAGTGGGCtgcattattaaacttgctcttagGCTAgtgtcaatgcatgtttcataaaagtgtcatacacattaaatagggtgtcacataagcaaaattgttgatttggcagagtcattaaatgaaggagtttcatcagatgagagaagaGTTTTATTCCCATAAAACTCATATGGCTCAGTTATaaatttatagtcttggtaaccatGCCATGAAACTACGCATTGAAACTGACCTTaatacccaaaaactttttaagatttttcgtcaaaccaaatcttgcggcatatacataaaacattaaatatagataaaaaataactaattatatacgagacgaatcttttaagcctaattagtctatagttgaataataattgccacataataaaataaaagtgctacagtactcaaATTTTTTTCACCTCCCTAACTAAAGCCTTAATAAGGCCTTGTATAGTTCCCTACCCGAAAATTTTTAGGTCCgtataacatttttgtttgtatttgacaattgttGTTCAAAgatagattaactagacttaaaagattcgtctcgcaaattatagataaattataaaattatttattatttatttatatttaatgttttatgcatgtttcgaaagattcgatgtgttaGATTTTGAATAGTTTTTGATATTTGTGTTGAAGTAAGAAAAAGCCTAAGCGGAGAATATTTGATGCAACCATTCGTTCAGTTATCTTCTAGAAGAATGATCCTGGTATAAAAACTGAGCCGGCACCGGCACTCGGCGTTCGGCAACCATTTCAAAATTCGAATTCTCCCCCCATTTGCCGTTCTGGAATTCCTTCTCCAGCAGTCTCCACTGCCGCCACCCCCACACCTAGCCTCCCTTCTCGCTCGAAATCACCACTCGATTCGATCGGAACTGCCGAATCCTAAACCCCATGAAGATCTCCGAGCTCTCCCCCGAGTACCGGATCTCCCAACTTTCCCCCGAgtaccggccgccgccgccgcacgccgCCCTCCTCACCGACCTCAACAGGATCGTCGCCGACGTCgaggcgctcgacgcctccgatTCCTCTTCCCTGGAGAAGCTCGCTGCCGATCTCCGCTGCCTCCTCACCAACCTCGCATCCgccgcttcctcctcctcctcctcctcaggtcTCAACGGGGCGTTCAGGCTCAAGGTATGGAACCTCGCCTTCCGCCTCTGGAACGCGTGCGTCGACCGCGCCAACCACAACTTCCCTGCGAGGAGCCCCGAGGCCGCGGTTGCCGAGACGGAGATTCGGCAGGCGGCGCCGGAGCTCCTCCTCGTGGCTGGCCTCCCGGAAGGCGTCCCCAACGCCACTGCGAAGGCGGCGTCCCTTTTCCACCGCACCGGCCTGGTCTGGCTTGACCTCGGCCGCGCCGACCTCGCTTCCTCCTGCTTCGAGAAGGCCACGCCGCTGGTCTGCGCCGCTGACACGGAGGAGGATCGGGGCATCCTGCTGGACCTCAACCTCGCGCGCGCACGCGCGGCGTCGAGTCAGGGCAAGCACGCCCTCGCCGTCGCGTTGCTAAGCCGGTCCAAGCCCCTCGCCGCGGCGTCTTCTGAGGGGGTCAAAGCCCTCGCCGAGGCGTACCTCCTCCTCGGCAAGGCTGCTTTCGCCACAAAATCCCCGGATCCCACCATCCACGCGTCGACCCTCCTAACCGAAGCGCTTGATCTCTGCGAGAAGGCCGCGGCCTCCCCCTGCTGCGCCTCTCCGACGACCCCGAGATCCACTCCTGCAACCCCAAAGCTCCAAGCGATTAAGGATCAATGCCTCCGCTTCCTCGCCGCTGAGCGTCTCGAAGCCAACGACTACGAGGGCACCCTGCACTGTACCAGGGTCTCGAGAGCCTCACCGGGGCTGGGGAAGGAGCACTCCAGCATTGCGTTCATGGCGCTGCGTGCGTGTCTCAGTAGCGGGAAATTGGTGGATGCCGAGAGAGAGCTCGGTAGGCTCATGGCCAACGAGGAAGCGCCCGAATTCTTGTGCGTGTCGGCAGCCGAGCTGTACCTTGCCAGTGCGGGGCTGGATGCTGCACTTAAGGTGCTTGTTGCACTTGCTGCACGGTGCCGCGccagtgctgctgctgctgcagtgaGGGTGTTGAAAACGGTGGTTCAAGGTGCAGGCGGCGGGGCTGGGCGTGCAAGAGCGATTGCTGAGCTCGTGTCAGATGAGAGGGTGGTTGCGCTGTTCAATGGCCCTGCTAACACCCATGAGCGTGACACAATGCATGCACTGCTATGGACATGGTTTGTATTCTCTTACACTACTGAACTCATATTCAGTAGTACTTCGTAAGAAAATGTGTGCACATACTGACGCTGGCATTTGTAATTTTGGACAGTGGCTCTGAGCATTTCCATGCAAAGAACTGCGAGGTTGGTGCGGAtttgattgagaggtcgatgctCTATGTTTCCCGTGACGAGGAAAGCAGATCCCGCCGTGCAAAATGCTTCCGAGTACTTTGCCTTTGCCATATGGCACTTGGTCATCTTGATCGAGCCCAAGAGTTCATAACTGAGGCTGAAAAGGTATTGATCTTTCTCCCCGTTGCCTTTTAGATGATATTGTGTGATGCTTTCTTATGCTTGATCCAATGCATACCTGCAGGTTGAACCCAATATCCACTGTGCCTTTCTGAAGGTAATGCCCTGTACACGCTGTCAGTTTTACAGGGCCTATTTTAGTTCTAGCACTTTTTACTAATACATATGCATTTTTCTAGTTTAAGATCCTTCTACACAAGAAGGAGGATGATGAGGCTATCAAGCTGATGAAGACCATGGTGGGCTATGTTGACTTCAACCCTCACTTCCTGACGCTCTCGATTCATGAAGCTATCGGCTGCAAGTCTTTTCGTGTGGCAGTTGCTTCGTTAACCTTCCTTCTAGGCCTCTACTCTGCTGGAAAGCCAATGCCAATGAGCGAGGCCACTGTCCTCCGCAACCTGATAGCCCTCCTCCTTCGTGAGCCAGGATCTGAGGCTGAGATTCTGAAGTACTCAAGACGTGCCAAGCTACGGATGGATGAGCTTGGTGTGGAAACTTTTTTGGGAAAGGGGACTGTAGGGCTGCGTGAACTGAATTGGTTTGCTGTCAGTTCATGGAATATGGCTTTAAAGGTGGTAAAAGAGAAGAAGTATGATTATTCCTCTGAATTCTTTGAGCTTGCAGCTGAATTTTTCAGCTCAAATAATGGGGAAGATGATGCTAACCTTGTCTTGATTTGCAAATCATTGATCATGAGTGTCAGTTGCATGCTCCAGGCtgaagaactaaacaagtcttCATTGTCAGACTCTGACCTTAAAAAGGGCATTGAGATGCTCAGAAGGGCTGGCAAGGTAAAATTGGAGCTTGCCAATTATCAAGAGTTGCTGATACCAGTGTGTTTGGATTTGTTTTTCTTGGACATTCTTTTGATTCATTTGTACTGATTTGCAGCTATTACCCTTGACTTTGCCTTCGGCTACGGTGACCTCTGATCAATTGGACCTTCCCTTTCTTCATACATTCAACTTCTACCAGCTTCTCAATAGACTGGACACTAGTGCACACTCTCAGCAACTCCAATTAGTCAAGAGCTTTGCAGCATCTAAAGCATGTACACCAGATCGTCTTCTCATACTTGGAGACATGGCCTTTGAAGGCACCCAACCAAACCTCCAGGTTGCTGAGTTTCTCCTGAAGGCCAGCATCAGTACTGCCCTTGCCTCTCACTCTCCAAACTATGGGGTAATCAGTGCTGCCCTCAGAAAGCTAGTATGCCTTTCTGGTCTCCAGGATTTCAGTGGTAGCATGAGTGATGCAGCCTATGATGTATTTCAACAAGCTTACCAGATTGTGGTTGGACTTAGAGATGGTGAGTATCCATTTGAGGAAGGGAGGTGGCTTGCAATAACTGCATGGAACAAGTCATATTTACCTGGGCGGCTTGGACAACATTCTGTTGCTAAAAAATGGATGAAGATGGGTCTAGATCTTGCTCGGCATTTTGACAGAATGAAGCTGTATATACCAGGGATGGAGGAATGCTTTGAGAAATTTCAGAAATTATCTGGTAAAGAACCTGATGAATGTAGCCAGCAAGATGGGGAACCAAGTACTAGCATGTCTGGTACTGGTAGTATGTCTCAACCTGTCCTAGTTTAGAAATTTATGAATG from Sorghum bicolor cultivar BTx623 chromosome 3, Sorghum_bicolor_NCBIv3, whole genome shotgun sequence encodes the following:
- the LOC8062461 gene encoding TPR repeat-containing protein ZIP4; translation: MKISELSPEYRISQLSPEYRPPPPHAALLTDLNRIVADVEALDASDSSSLEKLAADLRCLLTNLASAASSSSSSSGLNGAFRLKVWNLAFRLWNACVDRANHNFPARSPEAAVAETEIRQAAPELLLVAGLPEGVPNATAKAASLFHRTGLVWLDLGRADLASSCFEKATPLVCAADTEEDRGILLDLNLARARAASSQGKHALAVALLSRSKPLAAASSEGVKALAEAYLLLGKAAFATKSPDPTIHASTLLTEALDLCEKAAASPCCASPTTPRSTPATPKLQAIKDQCLRFLAAERLEANDYEGTLHCTRVSRASPGLGKEHSSIAFMALRACLSSGKLVDAERELGRLMANEEAPEFLCVSAAELYLASAGLDAALKVLVALAARCRASAAAAAVRVLKTVVQGAGGGAGRARAIAELVSDERVVALFNGPANTHERDTMHALLWTCGSEHFHAKNCEVGADLIERSMLYVSRDEESRSRRAKCFRVLCLCHMALGHLDRAQEFITEAEKVEPNIHCAFLKFKILLHKKEDDEAIKLMKTMVGYVDFNPHFLTLSIHEAIGCKSFRVAVASLTFLLGLYSAGKPMPMSEATVLRNLIALLLREPGSEAEILKYSRRAKLRMDELGVETFLGKGTVGLRELNWFAVSSWNMALKVVKEKKYDYSSEFFELAAEFFSSNNGEDDANLVLICKSLIMSVSCMLQAEELNKSSLSDSDLKKGIEMLRRAGKLLPLTLPSATVTSDQLDLPFLHTFNFYQLLNRLDTSAHSQQLQLVKSFAASKACTPDRLLILGDMAFEGTQPNLQVAEFLLKASISTALASHSPNYGVISAALRKLVCLSGLQDFSGSMSDAAYDVFQQAYQIVVGLRDGEYPFEEGRWLAITAWNKSYLPGRLGQHSVAKKWMKMGLDLARHFDRMKLYIPGMEECFEKFQKLSGKEPDECSQQDGEPSTSMSGTGSMSQPVLV